The following are encoded together in the Adhaeribacter arboris genome:
- a CDS encoding urease accessory protein UreF, which produces MTEVSNLLALLQLADPMLPIGGYSHSYGLETYVQLELVRDAKTATEFVQNMLMQNIFYNDAAFVHLAYLAAVANNFTELLSLDDECTAIKGPREIRQASQKLGIRLLKIFQRLTYCEMATAYEEAIAQNRALGHYSLMFGLYAKALSITLPEALTAFYYNAAAGLVTNCVKLIPLGQMEGQEILFGLHNIIKNLVAQNLVLDRSLVGVCTVGFDIRSMQHERLYSRLYMS; this is translated from the coding sequence GTGACGGAAGTAAGCAATTTGCTCGCTTTATTGCAACTAGCCGACCCCATGCTGCCTATTGGTGGTTATAGTCATTCGTATGGGCTGGAGACCTACGTCCAGTTGGAGTTGGTACGGGATGCGAAAACAGCTACCGAGTTTGTCCAGAATATGCTTATGCAAAATATATTTTACAACGATGCTGCTTTTGTGCATTTAGCTTATCTAGCTGCAGTTGCCAATAATTTTACCGAGCTTCTTTCTTTAGATGACGAATGTACTGCAATAAAAGGTCCCCGGGAAATCCGGCAGGCTAGTCAGAAATTAGGTATCCGGCTACTCAAAATATTTCAACGATTAACCTATTGTGAAATGGCTACGGCCTACGAAGAGGCAATTGCTCAAAACCGGGCGCTTGGACATTATAGTCTGATGTTTGGTTTATACGCCAAAGCTTTATCCATAACTCTTCCGGAGGCTTTAACGGCATTTTATTATAATGCGGCCGCTGGTTTAGTTACTAATTGCGTTAAGCTTATTCCGTTGGGACAAATGGAAGGTCAGGAGATACTTTTTGGTTTGCACAACATAATTAAAAATTTAGTAGCGCAGAATTTGGTTTTAGACCGTTCCTTAGTTGGCGTGTGCACGGTAGGTTTTGATATCCGGAGTATGCAGCACGAAAGACTTTACTCCCGGCTCTACATGTCTTAA
- a CDS encoding urease accessory protein UreD yields the protein MISELKITVAQRLRKSYLQQAYCTQPFKLAPVGEDKKDPTLYLMIRSSSPGVLDGDNYQLEINLNENCWLHLQTQSYQRLFRMEKGATQTMVINLAADSFLHFIPHPIVPHENSVFRSLNRIYMAEGASLIWGEIITCGRKLSGEIFKFTFLHNLTEVYRNGRIIFKDQLLLTPAKNPLQTLGQWEQFTHQGTLIYLPKSALESSLIDSIHDYLADKINLTGGVSQIAAHGLLIRLLGTSGEQLFQGLQEISSLLQTPVISKAEPVNFY from the coding sequence ATGATTAGTGAACTGAAAATTACTGTTGCGCAACGCCTCAGGAAAAGTTATTTGCAGCAAGCTTATTGTACACAGCCTTTTAAATTGGCTCCGGTAGGAGAAGATAAAAAAGACCCAACTCTTTATTTAATGATTCGGAGTTCCTCGCCTGGTGTTTTAGATGGAGATAATTACCAACTGGAAATTAATCTTAACGAAAATTGTTGGCTTCATTTGCAAACCCAATCCTATCAACGGTTGTTTCGGATGGAAAAAGGGGCTACTCAAACAATGGTAATAAACTTGGCCGCTGATAGTTTTTTACATTTCATTCCGCATCCTATAGTTCCCCATGAAAATTCAGTTTTCCGAAGTTTAAACCGAATTTATATGGCTGAAGGAGCTAGTCTTATTTGGGGCGAAATAATCACCTGCGGTCGAAAATTATCCGGTGAAATATTTAAGTTCACTTTTTTACATAATCTTACCGAAGTTTACCGGAATGGCCGAATTATCTTTAAAGACCAATTGCTTCTTACTCCGGCTAAAAATCCTTTGCAAACGCTTGGGCAATGGGAACAATTCACGCATCAAGGTACCCTCATCTACCTGCCAAAATCCGCACTAGAATCATCCTTAATAGATAGTATTCACGATTACTTAGCTGATAAAATTAATTTAACAGGAGGAGTGTCGCAAATAGCTGCACATGGTTTACTGATAAGATTACTAGGAACAAGCGGCGAACAGCTTTTTCAGGGACTACAAGAAATAAGTTCTTTACTGCAAACACCAGTGATTAGCAAGGCGGAACCCGTGAATTTTTATTAA
- a CDS encoding DUF2480 family protein, whose protein sequence is MEGIINKVAESSLLTLNLEEFIHPGERVVYDIKENLFMGLILKEKDFRAFIKENNWSVYTGKNVAIINSADAIVPTWAYMLLASKLEKFAHRYVFGNLDSLEQTLFQDAIARIDPEEYKNAKVVIKGCSNLPVPTYAYVEVMRKLLPVTSSVMYGEPCSTVPIYKKPKD, encoded by the coding sequence ATGGAAGGTATAATAAATAAAGTTGCCGAGAGTTCACTCTTAACTTTAAACTTAGAAGAATTTATTCACCCCGGCGAACGGGTAGTGTACGACATAAAAGAAAATCTTTTTATGGGTCTTATCTTAAAGGAAAAAGATTTTCGTGCATTTATTAAAGAGAATAATTGGTCAGTGTATACTGGAAAGAATGTAGCGATAATTAACTCAGCAGATGCTATAGTTCCTACCTGGGCTTATATGTTATTAGCTAGTAAATTAGAAAAGTTCGCTCACCGATATGTATTTGGCAATCTTGATAGTTTAGAACAAACATTATTTCAGGATGCTATCGCCAGAATAGATCCTGAAGAATATAAAAATGCTAAAGTAGTAATTAAGGGTTGTAGCAACCTACCCGTTCCAACCTATGCTTATGTAGAAGTAATGCGTAAATTATTACCTGTAACAAGCAGTGTTATGTACGGTGAACCATGTAGTACTGTTCCTATATATAAGAAGCCAAAAGATTAA
- a CDS encoding urease accessory protein UreH domain-containing protein translates to MNADFQLLLVTAVAISFIHTITGPDHYVPFIALSKARNWSVPKTIFCTIVCGLGHVGSSILLGLVGIGLGWSLSKLSWLEQVRGGLAGWGLLTFGIIYTLWGVRQAYLNRPHKHFDAYDDGSVYVYEHCSGEIVYPQDRKKVTPWVLFIIFILGPCEPLIPLLSYPAARNSTAGIIWLVSIFTLFTLITMVAMVLLGCYGVTFLSSAKLEKYIHALGGFAILFCGAGMLFLGW, encoded by the coding sequence ATGAATGCAGATTTTCAACTATTGCTGGTTACGGCCGTTGCTATCAGCTTTATTCATACCATTACTGGTCCTGACCATTATGTACCATTTATTGCCTTATCAAAGGCTAGAAACTGGTCGGTACCTAAAACTATTTTTTGTACAATAGTTTGTGGACTAGGACACGTAGGCAGTTCCATTCTGTTAGGTTTAGTAGGTATTGGATTGGGTTGGTCTCTTTCTAAACTGAGCTGGCTGGAGCAAGTACGAGGTGGGTTAGCAGGTTGGGGTTTATTAACTTTCGGCATTATTTATACTCTTTGGGGAGTTCGACAAGCTTATCTTAACCGACCCCATAAACATTTTGATGCGTACGACGATGGTTCAGTTTACGTGTACGAACACTGTTCCGGCGAAATTGTATATCCGCAGGATAGAAAGAAAGTAACTCCCTGGGTATTATTTATTATTTTTATCTTAGGCCCCTGCGAACCATTGATTCCGTTACTTTCGTATCCGGCCGCACGAAATTCTACGGCTGGTATAATCTGGTTGGTGAGTATTTTTACTTTATTTACCTTAATAACTATGGTAGCCATGGTATTACTCGGTTGCTATGGAGTTACTTTCTTAAGTAGCGCTAAATTGGAAAAATATATTCACGCGCTTGGTGGTTTTGCCATACTATTTTGCGGAGCGGGTATGTTATTTTTAGGATGGTAA
- a CDS encoding SRPBCC domain-containing protein gives MKDFKKYYILAAPPEEVYAALTNPATLQLWTGDKAEMSTEPGSEFSLWDGSIVGRNLSFEAGRKIEQQWYFGEQPEPSIVTIKLHPHKQVTSVEVRHTNIPDEDYADITDGWDTSYFGALQDFYED, from the coding sequence ATGAAAGATTTTAAAAAATACTACATTTTAGCGGCTCCTCCCGAAGAAGTTTATGCAGCCTTAACTAATCCGGCTACCTTGCAACTCTGGACTGGCGATAAAGCCGAGATGTCTACTGAGCCTGGTTCGGAATTTTCGTTATGGGACGGCAGTATTGTAGGTCGCAATCTATCTTTTGAAGCAGGCCGGAAAATTGAACAACAGTGGTATTTTGGGGAACAACCAGAACCATCTATTGTTACTATTAAGCTGCACCCTCATAAACAAGTAACCTCGGTAGAAGTAAGACATACCAATATTCCGGATGAAGATTATGCCGATATTACCGACGGTTGGGATACTAGTTATTTCGGAGCTTTGCAGGATTTTTATGAAGATTAA
- the ureE gene encoding urease accessory protein UreE: protein MLIKETLGNTAETPLAGKQPEYLYLEWFEITKRILRKETEAGREVAVKLWQEGQRLQDGDILWQDSDTAIVVSILPCEAIVVTPMNLLQMGTICYEIGNKHLPLFIQDNQVLVPYEAPLFRLLATTGYEPQIQKRKLLNMLKANVQPHAHTSESTSSQTLFTKILNLTIKS, encoded by the coding sequence ATGCTGATAAAAGAAACACTGGGAAATACGGCGGAAACTCCATTGGCTGGTAAACAACCCGAGTACTTGTACCTGGAATGGTTTGAAATTACCAAACGAATCTTGCGCAAAGAAACAGAAGCTGGTCGGGAAGTAGCCGTAAAGTTGTGGCAAGAAGGGCAGCGATTACAAGACGGCGATATTTTGTGGCAAGATTCGGATACAGCCATAGTAGTTTCTATTTTACCTTGTGAGGCAATTGTGGTAACTCCCATGAATTTGCTGCAAATGGGCACCATTTGTTACGAAATCGGTAATAAGCACTTGCCCTTGTTTATTCAAGATAACCAAGTATTAGTGCCTTACGAAGCGCCCTTGTTTCGTTTATTAGCAACTACCGGTTACGAACCGCAAATTCAGAAACGTAAACTTTTAAATATGCTCAAAGCCAACGTACAACCACACGCGCACACTTCAGAATCCACGAGCAGCCAAACTTTGTTTACTAAGATTCTGAACCTGACGATTAAATCTTAA
- the ureG gene encoding urease accessory protein UreG, with protein sequence MKERKYVKIGVAGPVGSGKTALIERLSRQFAGTYSVGVITNDIYTKEDAEFLTKNSLLPAERIIGVETGGCPHTAIREDASMNLEAVDELASRFPDLDLIFIESGGDNLSATFSPELADVTIFVIDVAEGDKIPRKGGPGITRSDLLLINKIDLAPYVGASLEVMERDASRMRPGLPFIFTNLMNLYGLDKVIAWIKKYALLEDLAPTTKAE encoded by the coding sequence ATGAAGGAACGCAAATATGTAAAAATAGGAGTGGCTGGTCCGGTAGGGTCAGGTAAGACAGCTTTGATTGAACGTTTGTCGCGTCAGTTTGCTGGAACGTACAGTGTGGGTGTCATTACCAATGATATTTATACAAAAGAAGATGCTGAATTTTTAACCAAAAATAGCCTGTTACCAGCAGAAAGAATTATTGGAGTAGAAACCGGTGGTTGCCCGCACACCGCAATTCGCGAAGATGCCAGCATGAACCTGGAAGCGGTAGATGAATTAGCCAGCCGATTTCCGGATTTAGACCTTATCTTTATTGAAAGCGGCGGGGACAACTTATCAGCAACGTTTAGTCCGGAGTTAGCTGATGTTACCATTTTCGTGATTGACGTAGCCGAAGGAGATAAAATTCCGCGCAAAGGTGGGCCAGGTATCACTCGTTCAGATTTGTTACTCATTAATAAAATAGATTTAGCGCCTTATGTAGGAGCCAGCTTGGAAGTAATGGAACGGGATGCCTCGCGTATGCGGCCTGGACTGCCTTTTATTTTTACCAACCTGATGAATTTATATGGTCTGGACAAAGTTATCGCTTGGATAAAAAAATACGCATTGCTTGAGGATTTGGCTCCTACAACTAAGGCGGAATGA
- a CDS encoding BatA domain-containing protein — MSFLFPNFLYGFFAISIPIIIHLVQLRRAKRVFFTNLTFIKEVKNITASHRKLKQWLILLARILFIASLVLLFSQPYQSNGNKISLSTNRAKVFVDNSSSMQNEAKVGNNSLLQTALDQANDLTKFFNINTSFQLSTNTKLSYIDLNKSNYLKQIGLVKESVNSRSLLSIFSWFNQEEDRKPFKGFIFSDFQKSVFKPNSFQLADNTNEYYLVPVQSLNEDNLFIDTVYSEDVFIRQNEENTLQVRIRNVGNTERKGCQVKFFIDNKQVSALSLDVPPARTVPFTLNYRLSNNKIANCRIVIEDFPVTFDDTYYFNLKPSESIKILEINASSLIGNNLFTNENIFQYGTSSINSINYKQISQADLIILNSIKEIDAPLADNLRAFVQDGGNVLIIPADKLDYSSYQSLLAKLQLSNVQLVQNQQGISKSLLAYPEIRSPFFQNIFSEQNRNTILPQATRLWHWNRSGSDILSFKEGGSFLSSFRIGSGQVYMFASPLTDAYSDFQNHALFVPVMYKIAMLSSRQQQPLAYSMSNRILSVPLKQNMSADQIVQLRKDSISFIPEQQVRKNELVLGVPVEANEAGFYELTQKDTVLTKLAFNFDKRESYLKQFTVQELQNFTAGQKNIHVVNAASELDLKKEFTTENLGIPLWKYCLILCLVFMFTEVLLIRYF; from the coding sequence ATGAGTTTTCTGTTTCCTAATTTTTTATATGGTTTTTTCGCAATCAGTATACCTATTATTATACATTTAGTTCAGTTAAGAAGAGCTAAACGCGTATTCTTTACTAATCTAACTTTTATCAAAGAGGTAAAAAATATTACTGCTAGTCATAGAAAATTAAAGCAATGGCTTATTTTATTAGCGCGCATCTTATTTATAGCTTCATTAGTTTTATTGTTTAGCCAACCTTATCAATCAAACGGAAATAAAATTAGCTTATCTACCAACCGAGCTAAAGTGTTTGTTGATAATTCATCGAGTATGCAGAACGAAGCTAAAGTTGGGAATAATTCTTTATTACAGACAGCCCTGGACCAAGCAAACGATCTAACTAAATTTTTTAATATTAATACTTCCTTTCAATTAAGTACAAATACTAAACTATCTTATATAGATTTAAATAAATCAAATTATCTAAAACAAATTGGGTTAGTTAAAGAGTCGGTAAATTCGCGTTCGTTACTTTCTATATTTTCCTGGTTTAATCAAGAAGAAGACAGAAAACCCTTTAAAGGATTTATCTTCTCTGATTTCCAAAAATCAGTTTTCAAACCTAACTCCTTCCAATTAGCCGATAATACAAATGAATATTATTTGGTTCCGGTCCAAAGCTTGAATGAAGATAATTTATTTATTGATACCGTATATAGCGAAGACGTATTTATTAGGCAGAACGAAGAAAATACTCTGCAAGTAAGAATACGCAATGTGGGTAATACAGAAAGAAAAGGTTGTCAGGTTAAATTTTTTATTGATAATAAACAAGTTTCAGCTTTAAGTTTGGATGTACCACCGGCTCGTACAGTACCTTTTACTTTAAATTATCGATTAAGTAATAATAAAATCGCGAATTGTAGAATAGTTATTGAAGATTTTCCGGTAACCTTTGACGATACTTACTACTTCAATTTAAAACCTTCCGAAAGTATAAAGATCCTAGAAATAAATGCGAGTAGCTTAATTGGAAATAACCTATTTACGAACGAAAATATTTTTCAGTATGGAACATCATCTATAAACAGCATTAACTATAAACAAATAAGCCAGGCTGATTTAATTATTCTGAATAGCATTAAAGAAATAGATGCACCTTTGGCGGACAACTTGCGAGCTTTCGTTCAGGATGGTGGGAATGTACTTATTATACCCGCGGATAAACTTGATTATAGTTCTTACCAAAGCTTACTGGCTAAATTACAGCTAAGCAATGTACAGCTAGTACAAAATCAACAAGGGATAAGCAAGAGCTTACTCGCTTATCCGGAGATCCGCAGTCCTTTTTTTCAGAATATATTTAGTGAGCAAAATCGCAATACTATTTTGCCCCAAGCTACCAGGCTTTGGCACTGGAACCGGTCAGGCAGCGATATTTTATCGTTTAAAGAAGGAGGAAGCTTTTTATCTTCTTTTAGAATTGGTAGTGGACAAGTGTATATGTTTGCTTCTCCTTTAACAGATGCCTATTCTGATTTTCAGAATCATGCGCTTTTTGTGCCGGTAATGTATAAAATAGCTATGCTTAGTTCCCGTCAGCAGCAACCTTTAGCTTACTCCATGAGTAACCGGATTCTGTCAGTGCCTTTAAAGCAAAATATGTCGGCTGACCAAATAGTACAACTACGCAAGGATAGTATTTCTTTTATTCCGGAGCAACAGGTTCGCAAAAATGAGTTAGTTTTAGGGGTGCCAGTAGAAGCGAACGAAGCCGGATTTTATGAATTAACCCAAAAGGATACAGTTTTAACTAAATTAGCTTTTAATTTTGATAAACGGGAATCCTATTTAAAACAGTTTACCGTTCAAGAACTTCAAAATTTTACTGCCGGACAGAAAAATATTCATGTTGTAAATGCTGCAAGTGAACTAGACTTAAAAAAAGAATTCACCACCGAAAATTTAGGCATACCTCTATGGAAATATTGTCTAATATTGTGTCTGGTTTTTATGTTCACCGAAGTTTTACTAATCCGATATTTTTAA
- the tsaB gene encoding tRNA (adenosine(37)-N6)-threonylcarbamoyltransferase complex dimerization subunit type 1 TsaB, with amino-acid sequence MALILALETSSAICSVALYQNQELLALTELQLEKSHSSHTTVIISQILENCSLTLQDLSAVAVSGGPGSYTGLRIGSAIAKGLCYSLDIPLIEVSTLYALAYSLIQVIPNPEYYLYCPMLDARRMEVYCCLLNSDLQELLPVSPVILTNKSFEDFISQNPVIFLGSGASKFQKLIENSPRTLFHANVSLSAKPIGVLAYNKYKNHQFEDVAYYEPFYLKEVYITASNKS; translated from the coding sequence ATGGCACTTATTCTGGCGCTTGAAACATCTTCTGCAATTTGTTCCGTCGCTTTATATCAAAATCAGGAATTATTAGCACTCACTGAATTACAGTTAGAAAAATCGCATTCTTCCCATACTACAGTTATTATAAGTCAAATACTGGAAAACTGTAGCCTTACTCTTCAAGATTTATCAGCAGTTGCTGTTTCCGGAGGACCAGGTTCTTATACGGGTTTACGGATTGGCAGTGCTATTGCTAAAGGTTTGTGTTATTCGTTAGATATTCCTTTAATAGAAGTATCAACATTGTATGCCTTAGCTTATAGTTTAATACAAGTAATTCCAAATCCCGAGTATTATTTGTATTGCCCCATGCTAGATGCGCGAAGAATGGAAGTTTACTGTTGTTTACTTAACAGCGATTTGCAAGAACTACTTCCGGTTAGTCCGGTAATCTTAACTAATAAATCCTTTGAAGATTTTATCTCCCAAAATCCTGTAATTTTTCTCGGCAGTGGAGCTAGTAAGTTTCAAAAATTAATTGAGAATTCGCCACGTACTCTATTTCATGCAAATGTATCTCTATCTGCTAAACCTATTGGGGTATTAGCTTACAACAAATATAAAAACCACCAGTTTGAAGATGTTGCTTATTACGAACCATTTTACTTGAAAGAGGTTTATATTACTGCAAGTAATAAGAGTTAA
- a CDS encoding dihydroorotase: MQVLLKSIKVIAPASKFHQNTTDILIEDGKITAIGQNLPTPDSQTKIIAQTGLHVSTGWLDMNAWIGDPGFEHKEDLQSAALAAVKGGFTEVVCLPNVEPVYQTKNSVGYIQNRSQLLPVSFYPLGAITINAQGKELTEMIDLHVAGAIAFSDGLQPVQQADVLVKALQYVQYFNGLIIQKPENSSLTQHGLMHEGIMSTQLGLKGIPALAEEVIISRDIKLLRYTGGRLHFTLISSAEAVEIIREAKREGLAVTCDMAAFQTAFIDEELLPFDTNYKVNPPFRSHQDREALLQGLTDGTIDAIVSAHRPQDTESKNLEFDLAEFGIASLETAFAVANTYLSPVIGLDQVISKLAYTPRTILRKEIPDIEVGEIANLTLFNPNQAWIPTEANTASKSKNTPFLGRTLQGQVYGIIHKNQLVLNPDYSSL; this comes from the coding sequence ATGCAGGTATTACTGAAATCAATTAAAGTAATTGCTCCCGCTTCAAAATTTCACCAGAATACTACCGATATATTAATTGAAGATGGCAAAATAACTGCCATTGGGCAAAATTTGCCAACGCCTGATTCCCAAACAAAAATAATTGCTCAAACCGGATTACACGTTTCAACGGGGTGGTTAGATATGAATGCCTGGATAGGTGATCCAGGATTTGAACACAAGGAAGATTTACAAAGCGCCGCTTTAGCGGCAGTTAAGGGTGGCTTTACCGAGGTTGTTTGCTTACCTAATGTGGAGCCCGTATACCAAACCAAAAATTCAGTTGGTTATATTCAGAATCGCTCGCAACTATTACCGGTAAGTTTTTATCCTTTAGGAGCAATTACTATAAATGCTCAAGGAAAGGAACTTACGGAAATGATTGATCTGCATGTTGCCGGAGCTATTGCCTTTTCGGATGGTTTACAGCCTGTGCAGCAGGCGGATGTTTTAGTAAAAGCTTTGCAATACGTGCAGTATTTTAATGGGCTTATTATACAGAAACCGGAAAATAGCAGCCTTACGCAACACGGTTTAATGCACGAGGGCATTATGAGTACCCAATTAGGTTTAAAAGGTATACCCGCTCTGGCCGAAGAAGTAATTATTTCCCGGGATATAAAACTGCTTCGGTATACTGGCGGGCGTTTGCACTTTACTTTAATTTCTTCGGCAGAAGCAGTAGAAATCATCCGGGAGGCTAAACGGGAAGGGTTGGCTGTTACTTGTGATATGGCTGCTTTTCAGACAGCCTTTATCGATGAGGAGTTATTACCATTTGATACTAATTATAAAGTAAATCCACCTTTTCGGTCTCACCAAGATAGAGAGGCTTTATTGCAGGGGCTAACCGATGGTACAATCGACGCCATCGTTTCGGCGCATCGACCGCAAGATACTGAATCTAAAAATCTGGAGTTTGATTTGGCCGAATTTGGAATTGCAAGTTTAGAAACAGCATTTGCCGTAGCCAATACTTACTTAAGTCCGGTAATTGGTTTAGACCAGGTAATTTCAAAACTGGCTTATACGCCACGTACTATTCTCAGAAAAGAAATTCCAGATATTGAAGTCGGTGAAATAGCTAATTTAACTTTATTTAACCCTAATCAGGCCTGGATACCTACTGAAGCTAACACGGCGTCTAAAAGCAAGAATACCCCTTTTTTAGGTCGTACCTTACAGGGCCAAGTTTACGGTATTATCCATAAAAACCAACTAGTGCTAAATCCCGATTATTCTTCCTTATAA
- a CDS encoding MBL fold metallo-hydrolase has protein sequence MSLFITSLNSGSNGNCYYVGNDRDAILVDAGISCRETEKRMCRLGLSMSKVRAIFISHEHSDHIRGLSVLARKYQLPVFITPATLRHSRLDAEQLFTIPLIGYEPILIGELLITAFPKSHDASDPHSFIISFHNIKVGVFTDIGFACEHVIQHFKQCHAVFLEANYDDELLDNGYYPYYLKNRIRSSKGHLSNKQALDLFTGYKSSFMSHVLLSHLSKNNNCPELVKELFDRNADGTEVIVASRYAETAVYTIVSS, from the coding sequence ATGTCTTTATTTATTACCTCCTTAAACTCGGGAAGTAACGGTAACTGCTATTATGTTGGTAATGACCGGGATGCTATTTTAGTAGATGCGGGTATTTCTTGTCGCGAAACCGAGAAACGGATGTGTCGGCTAGGTCTGTCTATGAGTAAAGTGAGGGCAATTTTTATCTCTCACGAGCATTCGGATCATATCCGAGGTTTATCAGTTCTGGCCCGCAAATATCAATTGCCGGTTTTTATTACCCCCGCTACTCTCCGTCATTCCCGGTTAGATGCTGAGCAGCTGTTTACCATTCCTTTAATAGGTTATGAGCCTATTCTTATTGGCGAGCTTTTAATTACTGCTTTTCCCAAATCGCACGATGCTTCCGATCCGCATAGTTTTATTATTTCCTTTCATAATATCAAAGTAGGGGTATTTACCGACATAGGTTTTGCCTGCGAACACGTTATCCAACATTTCAAACAATGTCACGCTGTTTTTCTAGAAGCCAACTACGATGATGAACTGCTGGATAATGGTTATTATCCTTATTATTTAAAGAACAGGATTCGTAGCTCCAAAGGCCATCTTTCCAACAAACAGGCTTTAGATTTATTTACGGGATACAAATCGTCCTTTATGAGCCATGTGCTGTTATCCCACCTTTCTAAAAATAATAACTGTCCGGAGTTGGTAAAAGAATTATTTGATCGTAATGCTGATGGTACAGAAGTGATTGTGGCTTCTCGCTATGCTGAAACGGCGGTTTATACTATTGTTTCTTCCTAA